The Malus domestica chromosome 13, GDT2T_hap1 genome includes a window with the following:
- the LOC103451920 gene encoding zinc finger protein 5 (The RefSeq protein has 1 substitution compared to this genomic sequence): MQSKTYSAGSCVEKKLRLFGFELNPRRNEETSIKGGGSSAEGGGDESVNSSNSVSHPIKLERSRENEKSSTSEPDDKKFECQYCFKEFANSQALGGHQNAHKKERMKKKRLQLQARKASINSYLQPFQTFHHHGSTAAPSWFYDPSSYLSSDHPFTLHEESRISFIPFDQNYGSSSGSHSKVSNWYSMPPQQQFPSSQTGEQDHLTNPNKFTLTQTDRSGESRPVVFMPSPLSASTHQSCKPLDLQLGLGSPAKIQRSSRSEV; the protein is encoded by the coding sequence ATGCAATCGAAAACCTATTCCGCAGGATCCTGTGTTGAGAAGAAGCTCAGGCTTTTCGGGTTTGAACTGAATCCACGTAGGAATGAAGAAGCCTCCATCAAAGGAGGAGGGTCATCAGCAGAAGGTGGTGGGGATGAAAGTGTAAATTCATCGAACTCTGTCTCACATCCGATAAAATTGGAACGATCTAGAGAGAATGAGAAGAGCTCAACAAGTGAACCAGATGACAAGAAATTCGAGTGCCAATATTGCTTCAAGGAGTTTGCAAATTCACAAGCACTCGGTGGACATCAAAATGCACACAAAAAGGAgagaatgaagaagaaaaggcTCCAGCTTCAAGCCAGAAAAGCCAGCATCAACAGTTACCTCCAGCCTTTCCAAACCTTCCACCACCATGGTTCTACAGCGGCACCGTCGTGGTTCTACGACCCTTCCTCGTATCTCAGTTCTGACCATCCATTCACCCTTCACGAAGAGTCCCGGATCAGTTTCATCCCGTTCGATCAAAATTATGGGTCGTCGAGCGGGTCCCACTCCAAGGTTTCCAATTGGTATTCCATGCCACCTCAGCAGCAGTTTCCTTCTTCCCAGACAGGGGAACAAGATCATCTTACAAACCCTAATAAGTTTACGTTGACGCAAACGGACAGATCGGGAGAAAGCAGGCCTGTCGTCTTCATGCCTTCCCCTTTGTCTGCTTCGACTCATCAGAGCTGTAAGCCGTTAGATCTTCAGTTAGGGCTCGGCTCGCCGGCGAAGATTCAGAGATCTTCTAGAAGTGAGGTTTAG
- the LOC103451918 gene encoding chaperone protein dnaJ 16 codes for MQGSRSKSEKQEAEKQLRRDPYEVLGLNRNSTDQEIKSAYRKMALKYHPDKNANDPKAADIFKEVTFSYNILSDPDKRRQYDTAGFQAVETESHDLELDLSSLGAVNTIFAALFSKLGVPIKTTVSATVLEEALNGRVTARPLPLGHSITKKVEKQCAHFYSVTITEAEARAGFVCQVQSSDKSKFKLLYFDQEETGGLSLCLQEDSAKTGKVTSAGMYFLGFPVYRLDQTSNSMASAKDPDAAFFKKLDGFQPCELTELKAGTHVFAVYGDNFFKSASYTIEVLSCGPFAEEKESLRAVEAQILSKRVELSKFETEYREVLAQFTEMTSRYTQEMQEIDELLRQRNEIHASYTIAPPMKRSSSRSRNKGQPKEVKEDGQLRDKKPSFRDRSKKSKWFNLHLKVDKRKPC; via the exons atgcAGGGCAGCCGATCGAAATCGGAGAAGCAGGAAGCTGAGAAGCAGCTCCGGCGAGACCCTTATGAGGTCCTCGGCCTCAATAGGAATTCCACCGACCAGGAAATCAAAAGTGCTTACCGGAAAATGGCTCTCAA GTACCATCCTGACAAAAATGCTAATGACCCTAAAGCAGCTGATATCTTCAAGGAGGTCACGTTTTCTTATAATATATTGTCTGATCCAGACAAACGGCGTCAGTATGACACTGCCGGCTTTCAG GCTGTTGAAACAGAAAGCCACGACTTGGAGCTAGATCTTTCAAGTTTGGGTGCTGTAAATACTATTTTTGCTGCCCTTTTTAG TAAACTTGGAGTGCCAATAAAGACCACCGTATCAGCTACTGTCTTGGAGGAGGCACTAAATGGCAGGGTCACTGCTCGTCCACTTCCATTGGGGCACTCTATAACGAAAAAG GTTGAAAAGCAATGTGCTCACTTCTATTCTGTTACAATAACGGAAGCGGAAGCAAGAGCTGGATTTGTGTGCCAAGTGCAATCGTCGGACAAAAGCAAGTTCAAG CTATTATATTTTGATCAGGAAGAGACGGGTGGATTGAGCCTTTGCCTACAG GAGGATAGTGCAAAAACAGGGAAGGTTACATCTGCTGGGATGTATTTTCTTGGTTTCCCTGTATATCGATTGGATCAAACATCCAACTCG ATGGCCAGTGCAAAGGATCCTGATGCTGCATTCTTCAAAAAGCTGGATGGGTTTCAGCCATGTGAATTAACCGAACTAAAAGCAGGCACCCATGTGTTTGCTGTTTATG gtgacaatttttttaaaagtgCAAGCTACACGATAGAAGTTCTTTCTTGTGGACCTTTTGcagaagaaaaggaaagttTAAGGGCGGTGGAAGCTCAAATACTTTCAAAAAGAGTGGAGTTGTCCAAATTTGAAACTGAGTACAGAGAG GTTCTAGCACAATTTACAGAGATGACCTCCAGATACACACAAGAAATGCAAGAG ATTGACGAGCTTCTCAGGCAGAGGAATGAAATTCATGCCTCTTATACTATTGCTCCTCCAATGAAGCGGAGTTCAAGTAGGAGTAGAAATAAGGGTCAGCCTAAGGAGGTCAAAGAAGATGGTCAGTTGAGAGATAAGAAACCTTCGTTTAGAGATCGATCCAAGAAGAGCAAATGGTTCAACCTTCACTTAAAGGTTGACAAAAGAAAACCTTGCTGA
- the LOC103451919 gene encoding peroxidase 6-like gives MPIEQSRPHACTALPSPVIPLFHRKQFATLSHTFFSPPSIPHPAQTQEGNPTYIPPIDSCTSPSPTSLSLLTMAFHSHALFSLLTLVFLIPTLTVTHAQLSENYYEQTCPKFHETVHHVVVEKQIATPTTAAAVLRLFFHDCVLEGCDASLLIASNSFNKAERDAEINAAIPGDGFDIITRIKTALELQCPGIVSCSDILAAAARNLINMVGGPHYTLLFGRKDGLVSRADRTEGHYAKASMTVSELINLFASINLSVQDLVALSGAHTIGFSHCSEFANRIFKFSPTSEIDPALNRIYAEGLRKLCANHTTNPGMSAFNDVMTPGKFDNLYFQNLQRGLGLLATDHALGTDPRTKPFVDLYATNQAKFFEDFAQAIQRVSLMNVKTGKQGEVRRRCDAFNDLKT, from the coding sequence ATGCCCATAGAACAGAGTCGACCGCATGCATGCACAGCCCTCCCTTCACCTGTAATTCCTCTCTTCCACAGAAAACAATTCGCAACACTCTCTCATACCTTCTTCTCCCCACCCTCCATTCCCCACCCCGCACAAACACAAGAAGGAAACCCAACATACATTCCCCCCATTGATTCCTGCACTTCTCCATCTCCAACATCCCTCTCACTACTAACCATGGCATTCCATTCCCATGCCCTTTTCTCCCTTCTCACCCTAGTGTTTCTCATTCCCACCCTAACAGTGACCCATGCCCAACTCTCCGAAAACTATTACGAGCAAACATGCCCCAAATTCCACGAAACCGTCCACCATGTCGTCGTCGAAAAGCAAATAGCCACCCCCACTACTGCCGCTGCCGTCCTTCGCCTCTTCTTCCACGACTGCGTCCTCGAAGGCTGTGACGCCTCCCTCCTCATCGCCTCCAACTCCTTCAACAAGGCGGAGAGGGACGCCGAGATCAACGCCGCCATCCCCGGCGACGGCTTCGACATCATCACCCGTATCAAGACCGCCCTAGAGCTCCAGTGCCCCGGCATCGTCTCCTGCTCCGACATCCTCGCCGCCGCCGCCCGCAACCTTATCAACATGGTCGGGGGACCCCACTACACCCTCCTCTTCGGCCGCAAGGATGGCCTCGTCTCCCGGGCCGATCGCACGGAGGGCCACTACGCCAAGGCCAGCATGACCGTCTCCGAGCTCATCAACCTCTTCGCCTCCATCAACCTCTCTGTCCAGGATCTCGTCGCCCTAAGCGGGGCCCACACCATCGGCTTCTCCCACTGCAGCGAGTTCGCCAACCGCATCTTCAAATTCAGCCCGACGTCGGAGATTGACCCCGCCCTCAACCGCATCTACGCTGAGGGGCTGAGGAAGCTATGCGCCAATCACACGACCAACCCCGGGATGTCGGCGTTCAACGACGTCATGACCCCGGGGAAGTTCGACAACTTGTATTTCCAAAACTTGCAAAGGGGGCTAGGGTTACTGGCGACAGACCATGCCCTGGGGACGGATCCTCGTACGAAGCCGTTCGTGGATCtctatgccaccaaccaggcaAAGTTTTTCGAGGATTTCGCCCAGGCAATACAGAGGGTCAGCTTGATGAACGTGAAAACTGGGAAGCAGGGCGAGGTCCGCCGCCGATGCGACGCCTTCAACGACCTCAAGACTTGa
- the LOC103451917 gene encoding IAA-amino acid hydrolase ILR1-like 4, whose amino-acid sequence MDFLLLQLLFLIISIAMPLCFSLKLQSNPTDHLNSFSTYQTYSVKDQIVRLANEPSTVNWMKSVRREMHENPELSYEEFETSALIRRELEKLGVAYKWPVAKTGVVATIGSGSPPFVALRADMDALPIEEMVDWENKSKVEGKMHACGHDGHVAMLLGAAKILKQLQDTLQGTVVLIFQPAEERGVGAKDMIEEGVLDNVEAVFGMHIVLDYPTGVVGLRPGEFLAGCGSFKAKIHGKGGHAAIPQQSIDPILAASTSVISLQSIVSRETDPLDSQVVSVSVIKAGSSFNVIPESATISGTFRAFSKKNFKGLMNRIEEVVKGQAAVHRCSAEVEFLGKEHPTIPPTVNDERIYEQVRGISSEIVGEENIQLAHTSMGSEDFAFYLDKVPGFMLFLGTRNEKIGAIHAPHSPNYIIDEDVFPIGAAIHAAFAHSFLSDSTVKLHLHNF is encoded by the exons ATGGACTTTCTTCTTCTGCAACTTTTGTTCCTAATAATCTCCATcgccatgcccttgtgcttttcTCTGAAACTCCAAAGTAACCCAACCGATCATCTCAACTCGTTCTCCACATATCAGACTTATTCAGTGAAAGACCAGATAGTTAGGCTGGCCAATGAACCCAGCACAGTGAATTGGATGAAAAGTGTGAGGAGGGAAATGCATGAGAACCCAGAACTTTCATATGAAGAATTCGAAACAAGTGCACTCATTCGCCGGGAGCTCGAAAAACTCGGTGTTGCTTATAAATGGCCTGTGGCTAAAACTGGCGTTGTAGCCACGATTGGCTCTGGCTCTCCTCCCTTTGTTGCTCTGAGAGCTGATATGGATGCTTTGCCTATtgag GAAATGGTGGACTGGGAGAACAAGAGCAAAGTGGAGGGAAAAATGCATGCTTGCGGCCACGACGGCCACGTCGCCATGCTTCTTGGCGCTGCAAAAATACTAAAACAACTGCAAGACACATTACAG GGAACTGTTGTACTTATATTTCAACCGGCTGAGGAACGCGGTGTAGGCGCAAAGGACATGATTGAAGAAGGGGTGCTTGATAATGTGGAGGCAGTTTTTGGGATGCACATAGTGCTTGATTATCCGACTGGCGTTGTTGGATTGAGGCCTGGAGAATTTCTAGCCGGTTGTGGGAGCTTCAAGGCGAAAATTCACGGGAAAGGGGGTCATGCAGCAATTCCTCAGCAATCCATTGATCCGATTTTGGCAGCATCAACATCTGTAATCAGTTTGCAGAGCATCGTCTCGAGGGAAACAGACCCTCTAGATTCCCAG GTGGTTTCTGTTTCTGTGATTAAAGCGGGGTCTTCCTTTAATGTCATCCCGGAATCAGCTACAATTTCTGGTACTTTTAGAGCTTTTAGCAAGAAGAACTTCAAGGGACTCATGAATAGAATCGAAGAG GTTGTAAAAGGGCAGGCAGCCGTGCACCGGTGCTCCGCTGAGGTCGAGTTTTTAGGGAAGGAACATCCTACCATCCCTCCTACTGTAAACGACGAGAGAATTTATGAACAAGTAAGGGGAATCTCGAGCGAAATAGTAGGAGAAGAAAACATACAACTAGCTCATACCTCCATGGGGAGTGAGGATTTTGCTTTTTACTTAGACAAGGTGCCTGGATTCATGCTGTTTTTAGGCACAAGAAATGAGAAGATAGGAGCCATACATGCACCACATAGTCCTAACTACATCATCGATGAGGATGTGTTTCCCATTGGGGCTGCCATACATGCAGCTTTTGCCCATTCTTTCCTATCAGATTCAACTGTAAAGTTGCACCTTCATAATTTCTGA
- the LOC103451916 gene encoding uncharacterized protein isoform X1: MGSTSAIFLCSHPKILLRPQRLQSQFESQGQGSARLGYRAQGVFLPPILPRRRRCLAVKAASRPSGARRVYRESQSGSSLSVAPVKQLASFVVPVASFFAVTFVLWKLVEKILVPKRQRTSSVESSTPAQGMKWSFAAGTNLLSGLGAKIERESKLKLSDFAKELKSFRSVDLSGRNFGDEGLFFLSGSLGYNQTAEEVSFAANGITGTGMKAFDGVLQSNVMLKTLNLSGNPIGDEGAKCLCDVLVNNDGIEKLQLNSTDIGDEGARAIAEMLKKNSTLRVLELNNNMIDYSGFTSLAGALAENNTLRNIHLNGNYGGALGANALAKGLEGNKSLRELHLHGNSIGDEGVNALMSGLSLHKGKLTLLDIGNNSFTAKGAFHVGGYIKKTKNLLWLNLYMNDIGDEGAEKIADALKQNRTITTIDMGGNNIHAKGVTAIAEALKDNSVITFLELGYNPMGPDGVKALSEVLKFNGNIETLKLGWCQIGAKGAEFIADMLKYNTTIRVLDLRANGLRNEGASCLARSLKVVNEALTSLDLGFNEIRDDGAFAIAQALKANEDVTVTSLNVASNFLTKFGQSALTDARDHVYEMSEKEINIFF, encoded by the exons ATGGGCTCCACTTCCGCCATCTTTCTCTGCTCTCATCCCAAg ATACTACTGCGGCCGCAGAGGTTGCAATCTCAATTCGAATCCCAAGGTCAAGGAAGTGCTCGGCTCGGGTATCGTGCGCAGGGCGTGTTTTTACCTCCTATCCTTCCGCGACGGAGGAGATGCTTGGCGGTAAAAGCTGCTTCGAGGCCATCCGGTGCTCGAAGAGTGTACAGAGAATCACAGAGTGGTAGCTCATTGTCTGTTGCTCCCGTCAAGCAGCTCGCTTCCTTCGTCGTTCCCGTCGCCTCCTTCTTCGCCGTCACTTTTG TTTTGTGGAAATTGGTGGAGAAAATCCTTGTTCCGAAGCGGCAGAGGACTTCATCGGTAGAGAGCAGTACGCCCGCACAAGGAATGAAATGGTCTTTTGCCGCTGGTACGAATTTATTATCGGGTCTGGGTGCAAAGATTGAAAGAGAGTCCAAGCTGAAGCTCAGTGACTTTGCCAAGGAACTTAAGTCATTCAGAAGTGTTGACCTGTCAG GTCGTAACTTTGGAGATGAaggattgttttttctttcaggGAGCTTGGGTTACAATCAG ACTGCTGAAGAAGTAAGTTTTGCTGCAAATGGAATAACTGGAACTGGAATGAAAGCCTTTGATGGTGTTCTTCAATCTAACGTCATGTTAAAAACTCTTAATCTTTCTGGAAACCCTATTGGAGATGAGGGAGCTAAG TGCCTATGCGATGTATTGGTGAATAATGATGGTATTGAAAAGCTCCAGCTAAACAGTACTGACATAGGGGATGAG GGTGCAAGGGCTATTGCTGAAATGTTGAAGAAAAATTCAACCTTACGTGTTCTCGAACTTAACAACAATATGATCGACTACTCT GGATTTACAAGTCTTGCTGGAGCTCTTGCTGAGAATAACACACTACGGAATATACATCTGAA TGGCAATTATGGTGGCGCCCTGGGGGCCAATGCTTTAGCTAAAGGACTTGAGGGGAACAAGTCTTTAAGG gaACTTCATTTGCATGGAAATTCTATTGGAGATGAAGGAGTGAATGCTTTGATGTCAGGTTTATCACTACATAAAG GTAAACTTACACTTCTGGACATTGGCAACAACTCTTTTACTGCAAAAGGTGCTTTCCATGTTGGTGGATATATCAAAAAGACCAAGAACTTGTTATGGTTGAACCTTTACATGAATGATATAGGGGACGAG GGAGCTGAAAAAATTGCAGATGCTTTGAAGCAAAACCGGACGATAACAACCATAGACATG GGGGGAAACAACATCCATGCCAAGGGAGTCACTGCAATAGCTGAAGCATTGAAAGATAATTCCGTCATTACATTT TTGGAACTCGGTTACAATCCCATGGGACCTGATGGGGTGAAGGCTTTATCCGAAGTTCTCAAATTTAATGGAAACATAGAAACCCTTAAGCTTGGCTGGTGCCAG ATTGGTGCAAAAGGTGCAGAGTTCATCGCAGATATGTTGAAATATAACACCACCATCCGTGTTCTGGACTTGCGGGCGAATGGACTTCGAAATGAA GGTGCATCGTGCCTGGCTCGTAGCTTAAAAGTGGTTAATGAAGCTTTAACTTCATTGGATCTAGGGTTCAACGAAATTAGG GACGACGGGGCTTTCGCAATCGCTCAAGCACTCAAGGCTAATGAAGACGTGACGGTTACATCTCTGAACGTAGCCAGCAACTTCCTCACCAAATTCGGACAG AGTGCTTTGACGGATGCAAGAGACCATGTGTACGAGATGAGTGAAAAGGAAATCAACATTTTTTTCTAG
- the LOC103451916 gene encoding uncharacterized protein isoform X2, producing MGSTSAIFLCSHPKRLQSQFESQGQGSARLGYRAQGVFLPPILPRRRRCLAVKAASRPSGARRVYRESQSGSSLSVAPVKQLASFVVPVASFFAVTFVLWKLVEKILVPKRQRTSSVESSTPAQGMKWSFAAGTNLLSGLGAKIERESKLKLSDFAKELKSFRSVDLSGRNFGDEGLFFLSGSLGYNQTAEEVSFAANGITGTGMKAFDGVLQSNVMLKTLNLSGNPIGDEGAKCLCDVLVNNDGIEKLQLNSTDIGDEGARAIAEMLKKNSTLRVLELNNNMIDYSGFTSLAGALAENNTLRNIHLNGNYGGALGANALAKGLEGNKSLRELHLHGNSIGDEGVNALMSGLSLHKGKLTLLDIGNNSFTAKGAFHVGGYIKKTKNLLWLNLYMNDIGDEGAEKIADALKQNRTITTIDMGGNNIHAKGVTAIAEALKDNSVITFLELGYNPMGPDGVKALSEVLKFNGNIETLKLGWCQIGAKGAEFIADMLKYNTTIRVLDLRANGLRNEGASCLARSLKVVNEALTSLDLGFNEIRDDGAFAIAQALKANEDVTVTSLNVASNFLTKFGQSALTDARDHVYEMSEKEINIFF from the exons ATGGGCTCCACTTCCGCCATCTTTCTCTGCTCTCATCCCAAg AGGTTGCAATCTCAATTCGAATCCCAAGGTCAAGGAAGTGCTCGGCTCGGGTATCGTGCGCAGGGCGTGTTTTTACCTCCTATCCTTCCGCGACGGAGGAGATGCTTGGCGGTAAAAGCTGCTTCGAGGCCATCCGGTGCTCGAAGAGTGTACAGAGAATCACAGAGTGGTAGCTCATTGTCTGTTGCTCCCGTCAAGCAGCTCGCTTCCTTCGTCGTTCCCGTCGCCTCCTTCTTCGCCGTCACTTTTG TTTTGTGGAAATTGGTGGAGAAAATCCTTGTTCCGAAGCGGCAGAGGACTTCATCGGTAGAGAGCAGTACGCCCGCACAAGGAATGAAATGGTCTTTTGCCGCTGGTACGAATTTATTATCGGGTCTGGGTGCAAAGATTGAAAGAGAGTCCAAGCTGAAGCTCAGTGACTTTGCCAAGGAACTTAAGTCATTCAGAAGTGTTGACCTGTCAG GTCGTAACTTTGGAGATGAaggattgttttttctttcaggGAGCTTGGGTTACAATCAG ACTGCTGAAGAAGTAAGTTTTGCTGCAAATGGAATAACTGGAACTGGAATGAAAGCCTTTGATGGTGTTCTTCAATCTAACGTCATGTTAAAAACTCTTAATCTTTCTGGAAACCCTATTGGAGATGAGGGAGCTAAG TGCCTATGCGATGTATTGGTGAATAATGATGGTATTGAAAAGCTCCAGCTAAACAGTACTGACATAGGGGATGAG GGTGCAAGGGCTATTGCTGAAATGTTGAAGAAAAATTCAACCTTACGTGTTCTCGAACTTAACAACAATATGATCGACTACTCT GGATTTACAAGTCTTGCTGGAGCTCTTGCTGAGAATAACACACTACGGAATATACATCTGAA TGGCAATTATGGTGGCGCCCTGGGGGCCAATGCTTTAGCTAAAGGACTTGAGGGGAACAAGTCTTTAAGG gaACTTCATTTGCATGGAAATTCTATTGGAGATGAAGGAGTGAATGCTTTGATGTCAGGTTTATCACTACATAAAG GTAAACTTACACTTCTGGACATTGGCAACAACTCTTTTACTGCAAAAGGTGCTTTCCATGTTGGTGGATATATCAAAAAGACCAAGAACTTGTTATGGTTGAACCTTTACATGAATGATATAGGGGACGAG GGAGCTGAAAAAATTGCAGATGCTTTGAAGCAAAACCGGACGATAACAACCATAGACATG GGGGGAAACAACATCCATGCCAAGGGAGTCACTGCAATAGCTGAAGCATTGAAAGATAATTCCGTCATTACATTT TTGGAACTCGGTTACAATCCCATGGGACCTGATGGGGTGAAGGCTTTATCCGAAGTTCTCAAATTTAATGGAAACATAGAAACCCTTAAGCTTGGCTGGTGCCAG ATTGGTGCAAAAGGTGCAGAGTTCATCGCAGATATGTTGAAATATAACACCACCATCCGTGTTCTGGACTTGCGGGCGAATGGACTTCGAAATGAA GGTGCATCGTGCCTGGCTCGTAGCTTAAAAGTGGTTAATGAAGCTTTAACTTCATTGGATCTAGGGTTCAACGAAATTAGG GACGACGGGGCTTTCGCAATCGCTCAAGCACTCAAGGCTAATGAAGACGTGACGGTTACATCTCTGAACGTAGCCAGCAACTTCCTCACCAAATTCGGACAG AGTGCTTTGACGGATGCAAGAGACCATGTGTACGAGATGAGTGAAAAGGAAATCAACATTTTTTTCTAG
- the LOC103451916 gene encoding uncharacterized protein isoform X3, producing the protein MKWSFAAGTNLLSGLGAKIERESKLKLSDFAKELKSFRSVDLSGRNFGDEGLFFLSGSLGYNQTAEEVSFAANGITGTGMKAFDGVLQSNVMLKTLNLSGNPIGDEGAKCLCDVLVNNDGIEKLQLNSTDIGDEGARAIAEMLKKNSTLRVLELNNNMIDYSGFTSLAGALAENNTLRNIHLNGNYGGALGANALAKGLEGNKSLRELHLHGNSIGDEGVNALMSGLSLHKGKLTLLDIGNNSFTAKGAFHVGGYIKKTKNLLWLNLYMNDIGDEGAEKIADALKQNRTITTIDMGGNNIHAKGVTAIAEALKDNSVITFLELGYNPMGPDGVKALSEVLKFNGNIETLKLGWCQIGAKGAEFIADMLKYNTTIRVLDLRANGLRNEGASCLARSLKVVNEALTSLDLGFNEIRDDGAFAIAQALKANEDVTVTSLNVASNFLTKFGQSALTDARDHVYEMSEKEINIFF; encoded by the exons ATGAAATGGTCTTTTGCCGCTGGTACGAATTTATTATCGGGTCTGGGTGCAAAGATTGAAAGAGAGTCCAAGCTGAAGCTCAGTGACTTTGCCAAGGAACTTAAGTCATTCAGAAGTGTTGACCTGTCAG GTCGTAACTTTGGAGATGAaggattgttttttctttcaggGAGCTTGGGTTACAATCAG ACTGCTGAAGAAGTAAGTTTTGCTGCAAATGGAATAACTGGAACTGGAATGAAAGCCTTTGATGGTGTTCTTCAATCTAACGTCATGTTAAAAACTCTTAATCTTTCTGGAAACCCTATTGGAGATGAGGGAGCTAAG TGCCTATGCGATGTATTGGTGAATAATGATGGTATTGAAAAGCTCCAGCTAAACAGTACTGACATAGGGGATGAG GGTGCAAGGGCTATTGCTGAAATGTTGAAGAAAAATTCAACCTTACGTGTTCTCGAACTTAACAACAATATGATCGACTACTCT GGATTTACAAGTCTTGCTGGAGCTCTTGCTGAGAATAACACACTACGGAATATACATCTGAA TGGCAATTATGGTGGCGCCCTGGGGGCCAATGCTTTAGCTAAAGGACTTGAGGGGAACAAGTCTTTAAGG gaACTTCATTTGCATGGAAATTCTATTGGAGATGAAGGAGTGAATGCTTTGATGTCAGGTTTATCACTACATAAAG GTAAACTTACACTTCTGGACATTGGCAACAACTCTTTTACTGCAAAAGGTGCTTTCCATGTTGGTGGATATATCAAAAAGACCAAGAACTTGTTATGGTTGAACCTTTACATGAATGATATAGGGGACGAG GGAGCTGAAAAAATTGCAGATGCTTTGAAGCAAAACCGGACGATAACAACCATAGACATG GGGGGAAACAACATCCATGCCAAGGGAGTCACTGCAATAGCTGAAGCATTGAAAGATAATTCCGTCATTACATTT TTGGAACTCGGTTACAATCCCATGGGACCTGATGGGGTGAAGGCTTTATCCGAAGTTCTCAAATTTAATGGAAACATAGAAACCCTTAAGCTTGGCTGGTGCCAG ATTGGTGCAAAAGGTGCAGAGTTCATCGCAGATATGTTGAAATATAACACCACCATCCGTGTTCTGGACTTGCGGGCGAATGGACTTCGAAATGAA GGTGCATCGTGCCTGGCTCGTAGCTTAAAAGTGGTTAATGAAGCTTTAACTTCATTGGATCTAGGGTTCAACGAAATTAGG GACGACGGGGCTTTCGCAATCGCTCAAGCACTCAAGGCTAATGAAGACGTGACGGTTACATCTCTGAACGTAGCCAGCAACTTCCTCACCAAATTCGGACAG AGTGCTTTGACGGATGCAAGAGACCATGTGTACGAGATGAGTGAAAAGGAAATCAACATTTTTTTCTAG
- the LOC103451915 gene encoding cypmaclein-like, protein MSSRLLLVVAVLLFGRMAVVSSEHSTIEDHETQAVVKGANRRLLPFLNCEGLCNQRCSKHSRPNVCTRACGTCCMRCKCVPPGTAGNREACGTCYTDMTTHHHRIKCP, encoded by the exons ATGTCGTCACGCTTGCTTCTCGTTGTGGCGGTTTTGCTCTTCGGCCGCATGGCGGTGGTTTCGTCTGAACATTCTACCATTGAAGACCATGAAACGCAG GCGGTGGTGAAAGGAGCTAACAGAAGGCTTTTACCATTCCTGa ACTGTGAAGGGTTGTGCAATCAGAGGTGCAGTAAGCACTCGAGGCCAAACGTGTGCACGAGGGCATGTGGGACCTGCTGCATGAGGTGCAAGTGTGTTCCTCCCGGCACCGCCGGCAACAGAGAAGCCTGCGGGACCTGCTACACTGATATGACTACTCACCACCACCGCATCAAGTGCCCTTAA